One Natrinema longum genomic window carries:
- a CDS encoding 2,3,4,5-tetrahydropyridine-2,6-dicarboxylate N-succinyltransferase — MSALETEIDELWERKRNDEISADTAGEDAYATLEAFLDALESGEVRAAEKRGGEWEANEWVKQGILLNFGLRATEPREYGGVTYNDVLPLADSSDYGTRGSRNTPDGTVVRRGANIGSDCILMSPAFVNIGARIGDGTLVDSCDTVGSCAQIGDNVKLGANTLIGGVLEPVEDAPVIVEDDVSLGAGCRVTSGFVVGENSVVGENTLLTPRIPVYDLVEEEVLYGELPADRRAFTRFVESSISDHDLFEGGAYKPAVVATDLETETLEATEREDALRE, encoded by the coding sequence ATCGACGAGCTGTGGGAGCGCAAGCGAAACGACGAGATCAGCGCCGACACCGCGGGTGAGGACGCGTACGCGACCCTCGAGGCCTTCCTCGACGCCCTCGAGTCCGGCGAGGTCCGCGCCGCCGAGAAACGGGGCGGCGAGTGGGAGGCAAACGAGTGGGTCAAGCAGGGCATCCTGCTCAACTTCGGCCTCCGTGCGACCGAGCCCCGCGAGTACGGCGGCGTCACGTACAACGACGTCCTGCCGCTGGCGGACTCGAGCGACTACGGCACTCGCGGGAGCCGCAACACGCCCGACGGCACGGTCGTCCGCCGCGGCGCGAACATCGGCTCCGATTGCATCCTGATGAGCCCCGCCTTCGTCAACATCGGCGCTCGCATCGGCGACGGCACGCTCGTCGACTCCTGTGATACGGTCGGCTCCTGTGCCCAGATCGGCGACAACGTCAAACTCGGCGCGAACACCCTCATCGGCGGCGTGCTCGAGCCCGTCGAGGACGCGCCGGTCATCGTCGAGGACGACGTCTCGCTGGGCGCGGGCTGTCGCGTCACCAGCGGGTTCGTCGTCGGCGAGAACAGCGTCGTCGGCGAGAACACGCTCCTGACGCCCCGTATCCCGGTCTACGACCTCGTCGAAGAGGAGGTCCTCTATGGGGAACTGCCCGCCGACCGCCGCGCCTTCACCCGCTTCGTCGAGTCCTCGATCAGCGATCACGACCTCTTCGAGGGCGGCGCGTACAAGCCCGCCGTCGTCGCCACGGATCTGGAGACGGAGACGCTCGAGGCGACCGAACGCGAGGACGCGCTGCGCGAGTAG
- a CDS encoding cupredoxin domain-containing protein encodes MLELTGVATSTAFVAGCGGGGNGGNGGNGGNGGNGGTDGGGVEIDPGTQIEFDGQTAGWLGIAPDSIADAENPTLILQEGETYEIGWTTGDGAQHNIEIRDENDEVIDDLQTEVVTEPEDQWLEFEASSEMVTYICEIHPTTMIGDIQVGSDGDAGDTTGGNTTGNETGNETGNETGNQTG; translated from the coding sequence ATACTCGAGCTAACAGGTGTCGCGACATCGACAGCGTTCGTCGCCGGCTGCGGTGGCGGCGGTAATGGCGGCAACGGTGGGAACGGCGGCAACGGTGGGAACGGTGGCACTGACGGTGGCGGCGTGGAGATCGATCCCGGCACGCAGATCGAGTTCGACGGGCAGACGGCCGGCTGGCTCGGCATCGCACCCGACTCGATCGCGGACGCGGAGAACCCGACGCTCATCCTTCAAGAGGGTGAAACCTACGAGATCGGCTGGACGACCGGCGATGGTGCCCAGCACAACATCGAAATCCGCGACGAAAACGACGAGGTCATCGACGATCTTCAGACGGAGGTCGTCACCGAACCCGAAGACCAGTGGCTCGAGTTCGAGGCCAGCAGCGAGATGGTCACGTACATCTGCGAAATCCACCCGACGACGATGATCGGCGACATTCAAGTCGGAAGTGACGGCGATGCCGGCGACACCACTGGCGGGAACACGACTGGAAACGAGACCGGAAACGAGACCGGAAACGAGACCGGAAACCAAACCGGCTAA
- the lysA gene encoding diaminopimelate decarboxylase, which translates to MTDVADSSSIRRLSEWDAAELRTLTEEYGSPLYVLDLERVRQNYRRLVAAFPDADVLYAVKANALGDVLSTLREAGAGLECASAGEVKRALEAGASGSEIHYTAVNPPAGDLDWIVDAWGDHPALTVTAGSADTIDRLADRGYDGRLCLRVNPGIGAGHHEKVRTGAAAKFGVPAERAVDVLEDAADRGFDVVGIHAHVGSGVSSDQLDAHREFVARMGDLARDVAGAVGDLEFVDVGGGFGVPYREDEEPLVLESVADAIRDALGAVDARLTIEPGRYVVADAGVLLTEVNTVKDARETTVVGVDAGMTTLIRPAMYDAYHPIRNLAADAAASSGEGGRETVPQTVAGPICESGDVFCADRELPVSERGDILAIGNAGAYGYEMANQYNSRPRPASVVRGDGDVRLARRRETVADVTRPEREARRISAADRKTDDPRASDSDNDLVR; encoded by the coding sequence ATGACTGACGTTGCGGATTCATCGTCCATCCGCCGCCTCTCCGAGTGGGACGCGGCCGAACTACGGACCCTCACCGAGGAGTACGGCTCGCCGCTGTACGTCCTCGACCTCGAGCGCGTCCGCCAGAACTACCGGCGACTCGTGGCCGCGTTCCCGGACGCCGACGTTCTCTACGCCGTGAAGGCGAACGCGCTGGGCGACGTGCTCTCGACGCTACGCGAGGCGGGAGCCGGCCTCGAGTGTGCTTCCGCCGGGGAAGTAAAGCGGGCGCTCGAGGCCGGCGCGTCGGGTTCGGAGATCCACTACACCGCCGTGAATCCGCCCGCGGGTGACCTCGACTGGATCGTCGACGCCTGGGGGGACCACCCGGCGCTGACGGTCACTGCGGGCTCTGCGGACACGATCGATCGCCTCGCCGACCGCGGCTACGACGGTCGACTCTGTCTCCGCGTGAATCCGGGGATCGGTGCCGGCCACCACGAGAAAGTGCGGACGGGCGCGGCCGCCAAGTTCGGCGTCCCGGCAGAGCGCGCGGTCGACGTGCTCGAAGACGCCGCCGACCGCGGCTTCGATGTCGTCGGGATCCACGCCCACGTCGGGTCGGGCGTCTCGAGCGACCAACTCGACGCACACCGGGAGTTCGTCGCGCGGATGGGCGACCTCGCAAGAGACGTCGCAGGGGCAGTCGGCGACCTCGAGTTCGTCGACGTCGGCGGCGGCTTCGGCGTGCCCTACCGCGAGGACGAGGAGCCACTGGTCCTCGAGTCGGTCGCGGACGCCATCCGGGACGCTCTCGGCGCGGTCGACGCCCGACTGACGATCGAACCCGGCCGCTACGTCGTCGCGGACGCGGGCGTGCTCCTCACCGAGGTGAACACCGTCAAGGACGCCCGCGAGACGACCGTCGTCGGCGTCGACGCGGGGATGACGACGCTGATCCGGCCGGCGATGTACGACGCGTACCATCCGATCCGGAACCTGGCGGCCGATGCGGCCGCCTCGAGCGGCGAAGGCGGGCGCGAGACCGTCCCGCAGACGGTGGCCGGTCCGATCTGCGAGAGCGGCGACGTTTTCTGTGCTGACCGTGAACTACCAGTAAGCGAACGTGGGGATATCCTCGCGATCGGCAACGCGGGGGCCTACGGCTACGAGATGGCGAACCAGTACAACTCCCGACCCCGACCCGCGTCCGTCGTCCGCGGGGACGGCGACGTTCGACTCGCTCGCCGCCGCGAAACGGTCGCGGACGTGACGCGACCGGAACGCGAGGCACGACGGATCTCCGCTGCGGACCGAAAGACCGACGACCCCCGAGCGAGCGATTCCGACAACGACCTAGTACGATAG
- the dapF gene encoding diaminopimelate epimerase, which yields MTVPFQKYHGTGNDFLIIHADEHVPDRGALAERECDRDDGVGADGILFLALEEQFDPPRVVMTLFQPDGATAPMCGNGARCAAEWAMERTGTDSVMIDTQAGTLRAEHDGEDVVVEMTDLTFDPEAVPVDADEPVLREEIEGLEVSVVNTGVPHAVSFVDDVDDVDLEEIAPPVRYADAFPKGTNVCVASPDGNGGFRQRTYERGVEGETDSCGTGAVAIAVVARRLGLTDADPVAVSPPGGDLRVSFNDRGRPTLAGPVEHEFDGEVVVRSPVEP from the coding sequence ATGACTGTCCCATTCCAGAAGTACCACGGCACCGGCAACGACTTTCTAATCATCCACGCGGACGAACACGTCCCCGATCGGGGGGCACTCGCCGAACGCGAGTGCGACCGCGACGACGGCGTCGGTGCCGACGGGATCCTCTTTCTCGCCCTCGAGGAGCAGTTCGACCCGCCACGCGTCGTGATGACGCTGTTCCAGCCCGACGGCGCGACGGCACCCATGTGCGGTAACGGCGCTCGCTGTGCCGCCGAGTGGGCGATGGAACGAACCGGCACCGACAGCGTGATGATCGATACGCAGGCGGGCACCTTACGCGCCGAACACGACGGCGAGGACGTCGTCGTCGAGATGACCGACCTCACGTTCGATCCCGAAGCGGTTCCGGTCGACGCCGACGAGCCGGTCCTCCGCGAGGAAATCGAGGGCCTCGAGGTCTCGGTCGTCAACACCGGCGTCCCTCACGCGGTGAGTTTCGTCGACGACGTCGACGACGTCGACCTCGAGGAAATCGCGCCGCCGGTCCGCTACGCGGACGCCTTCCCGAAGGGAACGAACGTCTGCGTGGCGAGTCCCGACGGAAACGGCGGCTTCCGCCAGCGAACCTACGAACGCGGCGTCGAGGGCGAGACCGACTCCTGTGGCACCGGCGCGGTCGCCATCGCCGTGGTGGCGCGTCGTCTCGGCCTCACCGACGCCGATCCGGTCGCCGTCAGCCCGCCGGGCGGTGACCTCCGGGTGAGCTTCAACGACCGCGGGCGGCCGACGCTCGCCGGCCCCGTCGAACACGAGTTCGACGGCGAAGTGGTCGTCCGATCACCAGTCGAGCCGTGA
- a CDS encoding M20 family metallopeptidase — MTDADSATDAGSADAFDLITFLETAVQYPSHEDIGPMREFLCETLEARGIDPQADDAGNVVASRGVPTDEAETHVVLNTHIDTVSPHVPSERDEDAPEADGGPVIRGRGSCDAKGPLAALLSAFFAVEPTDGRVTLAITPDEEVLSTGAYALASSDDPPTRGADAIIVGEPTGLDVCTAAKGRFQGTIHLSGANAHAAEPETGTNAVAALEGVLEAVRTFGERADAPPAHPQLGAATLTPTVVEGGDATNQVPADAALTVDRRSVPPETAEEFHEALTAHLRAAVPDDVALEFRFTDRPTPFLEAWDTDPDAPVVDALADASGGEVRPFTAATEASYFAADAPTVVFGPGVLADEDGAVAHAPREYVQVEAVREAARALEATLADLLE; from the coding sequence GTGACGGACGCCGATTCCGCCACCGACGCCGGGAGCGCCGACGCGTTCGACCTGATCACCTTCCTCGAGACCGCCGTCCAGTACCCCTCCCACGAGGACATCGGGCCGATGCGGGAGTTCCTCTGTGAGACGCTCGAGGCCCGCGGCATCGACCCACAGGCCGACGACGCCGGAAACGTGGTGGCGAGCCGTGGCGTCCCAACGGACGAGGCTGAAACGCACGTCGTTTTGAATACACACATCGACACGGTCTCGCCGCACGTTCCCTCCGAGCGTGACGAAGACGCGCCCGAAGCCGACGGGGGGCCCGTCATCCGCGGTCGCGGCTCCTGTGACGCGAAGGGACCGCTCGCGGCCCTGCTCTCGGCGTTTTTCGCGGTCGAGCCGACCGACGGCCGCGTCACGCTCGCGATCACGCCCGACGAGGAAGTGCTCTCGACGGGTGCCTACGCGCTGGCCTCGAGCGACGACCCACCCACTCGAGGCGCGGACGCAATAATCGTCGGCGAACCCACCGGTCTCGACGTTTGCACGGCTGCGAAGGGCCGATTCCAGGGAACGATCCACCTGTCGGGAGCGAACGCTCACGCCGCCGAACCCGAGACCGGGACGAACGCCGTCGCCGCCCTCGAAGGGGTGCTCGAGGCGGTCCGGACCTTCGGCGAGCGCGCGGACGCGCCGCCGGCCCACCCGCAACTCGGCGCGGCGACGCTGACCCCGACCGTCGTCGAAGGCGGTGACGCGACGAATCAGGTGCCAGCCGACGCCGCACTGACCGTCGACCGCCGGAGCGTGCCGCCGGAGACGGCCGAGGAATTCCACGAGGCACTGACCGCACACCTGCGGGCCGCCGTTCCCGACGACGTGGCCCTCGAGTTCCGGTTTACCGACCGGCCGACGCCGTTCCTCGAGGCGTGGGATACCGATCCCGACGCACCGGTCGTCGACGCCCTCGCGGACGCGTCCGGCGGAGAGGTGCGTCCGTTCACGGCGGCGACGGAAGCCTCCTACTTCGCGGCCGACGCCCCGACGGTCGTCTTCGGTCCCGGCGTCCTCGCGGACGAGGACGGGGCCGTCGCACACGCACCGCGGGAGTACGTACAGGTCGAAGCGGTTCGTGAGGCGGCACGAGCGCTCGAGGCGACGCTCGCGGACCTGCTCGAGTGA
- a CDS encoding YgaP family membrane protein: MQKNDGGIDRLGRLVVGIVAVLAGVAALTGYPVGLVIGGIAFLTGVVFLVIGTTQKCPVNEATGIDTTD; encoded by the coding sequence ATGCAAAAGAACGACGGCGGAATCGACCGTCTCGGGCGTCTCGTCGTCGGTATCGTGGCCGTTCTCGCCGGTGTCGCTGCGCTGACTGGCTACCCCGTCGGCCTCGTGATCGGCGGTATCGCGTTCCTCACCGGCGTCGTCTTTCTCGTGATCGGGACGACCCAGAAGTGTCCGGTCAACGAGGCCACAGGTATCGACACGACCGACTGA
- the purB gene encoding adenylosuccinate lyase: protein MTEIDALYAVSPLDGRYGGRTAPLSPYASEAALMRARVRVEVEYLIALADLEATPLEFDLDERTHLRGLYQHFAEEDAQLIKKLETEGHAEFEATNHDVKAVEYFVRHRLPDDSDASAWIHFGLTSEDVNNLAHRLLVRDAVDEVLLPELYDVRDTLAEMAREYRDLPMLARTHGQPATPTTFGKEMAVYAARLARATGRIRRATDDLRGKLGGASGTYAAHHAAYPDVEWQAFARAFVEDGLDLEFERLTTQVNPCDDLAALFDAVRGANTVLLDLDLDVWLYVSDRYLGQEAVEGETGSSTMPHKVNPIDFENSEGNLSKANSDLTFLADYVTTSRLQRDLSDSTVKRNIGGAFAHCLIGYGKTASGLSKVVPNERVMREDLENTPEIIGEAVQTILRREGQADAYERVKAVTRGKDVTLADFRELFDDLEVDEGVREELNALTPAGYTGVASDLVDDLE from the coding sequence ATGACCGAGATCGACGCCCTGTACGCCGTCTCGCCGCTGGACGGTCGGTACGGCGGCCGGACAGCGCCGCTGTCGCCGTACGCGAGCGAGGCCGCGCTCATGCGCGCCCGCGTTCGCGTCGAAGTCGAATATCTGATCGCGCTGGCCGACCTCGAGGCGACGCCCCTCGAGTTCGACCTCGACGAGCGCACCCACCTGCGGGGACTCTATCAGCACTTCGCCGAGGAAGACGCCCAGTTGATCAAGAAACTCGAGACCGAGGGCCACGCCGAGTTCGAGGCGACGAACCACGACGTCAAGGCCGTCGAGTACTTCGTCCGCCACCGGCTGCCCGACGACAGCGACGCGTCGGCCTGGATCCACTTCGGGCTGACCAGCGAGGACGTGAACAACCTCGCCCATCGGCTGCTGGTCCGCGACGCCGTCGACGAGGTGTTGCTACCGGAGCTGTACGACGTCCGCGACACGCTCGCCGAGATGGCTCGGGAGTATCGGGACCTTCCGATGCTCGCCCGCACCCACGGCCAGCCCGCGACGCCGACGACCTTCGGGAAGGAGATGGCCGTCTACGCCGCGCGACTGGCCCGCGCGACGGGCCGCATTCGGCGGGCGACCGACGACCTCCGGGGAAAGCTCGGCGGCGCGTCCGGCACCTACGCGGCCCACCACGCCGCCTACCCCGACGTGGAGTGGCAGGCGTTCGCTCGAGCGTTCGTCGAGGACGGTCTCGATCTCGAGTTCGAACGCCTCACCACGCAGGTCAACCCCTGTGACGATCTCGCGGCGCTGTTCGACGCCGTCCGCGGGGCCAACACCGTCCTGCTCGACCTCGATCTGGACGTGTGGCTCTACGTCTCCGACCGCTATCTCGGCCAGGAGGCCGTCGAGGGCGAGACGGGGTCGTCGACGATGCCCCACAAGGTCAACCCGATCGACTTCGAGAACAGCGAGGGCAACCTCTCGAAGGCGAACTCGGATCTGACCTTCCTCGCCGATTACGTCACGACCTCGCGGCTCCAGCGGGACCTCTCGGATTCGACGGTCAAGCGAAATATCGGGGGGGCCTTCGCCCACTGCCTGATCGGCTACGGCAAGACGGCGTCGGGGCTCTCGAAGGTCGTTCCAAACGAACGGGTCATGCGCGAGGACCTCGAGAACACGCCGGAGATCATCGGCGAGGCCGTCCAGACCATCCTCCGACGCGAGGGACAGGCCGACGCCTACGAGCGCGTCAAGGCCGTCACCCGCGGCAAGGACGTCACGCTCGCGGACTTCCGCGAGCTGTTCGACGACCTCGAGGTCGACGAGGGCGTTCGCGAGGAACTCAACGCGCTGACGCCGGCGGGCTACACCGGCGTCGCGAGCGATCTGGTCGACGACCTCGAGTAG
- the purH gene encoding bifunctional phosphoribosylaminoimidazolecarboxamide formyltransferase/IMP cyclohydrolase produces the protein MTRIAGMAGNRGRNLLNIADREPGGAEFVVILATDADAPVLEAAAERGIATEVVPLADDLSRREHEQRVLEALSGYEFDLVCLDGYMRILSDTFLDAAPTTLNVHPALLPAFPGMDAWGDALEAGVSVTGCTVHVVTDATDEDGAVVEERVDAGPIVTQEPIPVYESDDEETLKDRVLYECEFRAYPRAVRWFAEGALDVDLEAGEVSVDADVASTDGDDHDGLPARRLVSDDRADTLRYGENPHQDAAVYADYTTDEASVVHADQLNEGAKALSYNNYNDADGALNLIKEFDEPAAAVIKHTNPAGCATADSLAEAYEKALSTDPMSAFGGIVALNRECDVETAEQVIDSFKEVVVAPGYTDDALEVLFEKDNLRVLDVGEIGERTERFTEKPLVGGRLVQERDLQSISADDLEIVTEREPTDEELESMVFAWQTLKHVKSNGILFATGTETVGIGMGQVSRVDAVRLAAMKADEHAEGKDAEGAVMASDAFFPFPDGIEEAAEAGIDAVIQPGGSVNDEDVIEAADEHGMAMAFTGQRSFRHD, from the coding sequence ATGACGCGAATCGCCGGGATGGCCGGCAACCGAGGGCGCAACCTGTTGAACATCGCCGACCGCGAGCCGGGGGGAGCCGAGTTCGTCGTGATACTCGCGACCGACGCGGACGCACCGGTGCTCGAGGCCGCCGCCGAGCGCGGAATCGCGACCGAAGTCGTCCCGCTCGCGGACGATCTGAGTCGCCGCGAGCACGAGCAGCGGGTGCTCGAGGCCCTCTCGGGCTACGAGTTCGACCTCGTCTGCCTGGACGGCTACATGCGGATCCTCTCGGACACGTTCCTCGACGCGGCACCCACGACGCTGAACGTCCACCCCGCGCTGCTGCCCGCCTTCCCCGGCATGGACGCCTGGGGCGACGCGCTCGAGGCGGGCGTCTCGGTGACGGGCTGTACGGTCCACGTCGTCACGGACGCGACCGACGAGGACGGGGCGGTCGTCGAAGAACGAGTCGACGCCGGTCCGATCGTCACGCAGGAGCCGATCCCGGTCTACGAAAGCGACGACGAGGAGACCCTGAAGGATCGGGTTCTCTACGAGTGCGAGTTCCGCGCCTACCCACGAGCCGTGAGGTGGTTCGCCGAGGGTGCGCTGGATGTCGACCTCGAGGCGGGCGAGGTATCGGTCGATGCCGACGTGGCGAGCACCGACGGAGACGATCACGACGGTCTGCCCGCCCGCAGACTCGTCTCCGACGACCGCGCGGACACGCTTCGCTACGGGGAAAACCCCCACCAGGACGCCGCGGTCTACGCCGACTACACGACGGACGAGGCAAGCGTCGTCCACGCCGACCAGTTGAACGAGGGTGCGAAGGCACTCAGCTACAACAACTACAACGACGCCGACGGTGCGTTGAACCTGATCAAGGAGTTCGACGAGCCCGCCGCAGCGGTCATCAAACACACCAACCCGGCGGGCTGTGCGACCGCCGACTCGCTGGCCGAGGCCTACGAGAAGGCCCTCTCGACGGACCCGATGAGCGCCTTCGGCGGGATCGTCGCGTTGAACCGGGAGTGCGACGTCGAGACCGCCGAGCAGGTCATCGACTCCTTCAAGGAGGTCGTCGTCGCACCCGGCTACACCGACGACGCCCTCGAGGTCCTCTTCGAGAAGGACAACCTGCGCGTCCTCGACGTCGGCGAAATCGGTGAACGGACGGAGCGCTTCACCGAGAAGCCCCTCGTCGGCGGCCGACTCGTACAGGAGCGTGACCTGCAGTCGATCTCGGCCGACGACCTCGAGATCGTCACCGAGCGCGAACCGACCGACGAGGAACTCGAGTCGATGGTCTTCGCGTGGCAGACGCTCAAGCACGTCAAATCGAACGGGATCCTCTTCGCGACGGGCACCGAGACGGTCGGCATCGGGATGGGGCAGGTCTCCCGCGTGGACGCGGTCCGACTGGCAGCGATGAAGGCCGACGAGCACGCGGAGGGGAAAGACGCCGAGGGCGCGGTTATGGCTTCGGACGCGTTCTTCCCGTTCCCGGACGGCATCGAGGAGGCTGCCGAGGCCGGCATCGACGCGGTGATCCAGCCCGGCGGCTCGGTCAACGACGAGGACGTGATCGAGGCTGCGGACGAACACGGCATGGCGATGGCGTTTACGGGTCAGCGATCCTTCCGACACGATTGA
- a CDS encoding DUF7312 domain-containing protein: protein MTDDPSENDTSADSRGNEWGVADDDRIPLDLSGSDDDVGTADDGPIEDDYAPEASSTPIESGDPDLENALFVVLGVLSMVLVIVRLITIPL, encoded by the coding sequence ATGACGGACGACCCGTCCGAGAACGATACCAGCGCCGACTCGAGGGGAAACGAGTGGGGCGTGGCCGACGACGATCGGATCCCGCTCGATCTCTCCGGTTCTGACGACGACGTCGGGACGGCCGACGACGGACCGATCGAGGACGACTACGCGCCAGAGGCCAGTTCGACGCCGATCGAGTCCGGCGATCCGGACCTCGAGAACGCGCTGTTCGTCGTGTTGGGTGTGCTCAGTATGGTGCTCGTTATCGTGCGGCTGATCACGATTCCGCTGTAG